From Amycolatopsis sp. cg9, one genomic window encodes:
- a CDS encoding metal-sulfur cluster assembly factor, protein MTTLVLGARAAVWAALGTVRDPELDEPLTDLGFVARCEVDDAGHAIIRLRLPTYFCAPNFAFLMVADAYDAVAGVPGLTGLDIRLDDHFASDVINRGVAARQGFVASFEGEAADELDTLRYDFVRKAVLAGTDRVCRSLAGLDPLSLTLGEVPPSPDLDRLRARRRELGLPAGDGDPLLLDPATGRAVAPADAKRHLAFARLTRTSMEANSGVCRGMLRARYSLTGEEEGTG, encoded by the coding sequence ATGACCACCCTGGTGCTCGGTGCCCGCGCCGCCGTGTGGGCGGCGCTGGGCACCGTCCGCGATCCCGAACTGGACGAACCCCTCACCGACCTCGGGTTCGTCGCCCGCTGCGAAGTGGACGACGCGGGCCACGCGATCATCCGGCTCCGGCTGCCGACGTACTTCTGCGCGCCCAACTTCGCGTTCCTCATGGTGGCCGACGCCTACGACGCCGTGGCCGGGGTGCCGGGCCTGACCGGGCTCGACATCCGGCTGGACGACCACTTCGCGTCCGACGTCATCAACCGCGGGGTGGCGGCCCGGCAGGGGTTCGTCGCGTCGTTCGAAGGCGAGGCCGCCGACGAGCTCGACACGCTGCGGTACGACTTCGTCCGCAAGGCGGTGCTGGCCGGCACCGACCGCGTCTGCCGGTCCCTGGCCGGGCTCGACCCGCTGTCGCTGACCCTCGGCGAAGTCCCGCCGAGCCCCGACCTGGACCGGCTGCGGGCCCGCCGCCGCGAGCTCGGCCTGCCCGCCGGCGACGGCGACCCGCTGCTGCTCGACCCGGCCACCGGGCGAGCCGTCGCCCCTGCCGACGCGAAGCGCCACCTGGCCTTCGCCCGGCTCACCCGCACCAGCATGGAGGCCAACTCGGGGGTGTGCCGCGGCATGCTGCGCGCGCGGTATTCCCTGACCGGTGAAGAGGAGGGCACGGGATGA
- a CDS encoding NAD(P)-dependent alcohol dehydrogenase: MKAVRLQKYHQHPVIEDVPEPRATGPFDVVVKIGGAGVCRTDLHIIEEQWAEKSGVALPYTIGHENAGWVHEVGPAVTNVEVGDTVILHPTPTCGLCHACRAGDDMHCPNGSFPGIDSDGGMAEYLLTSARACIKLDPSTQPEDVAALADAGITAYHAVRKSVPLLYPGTTCVVNGAGGLGHIGIQSLKALTATRVIVVDRNADALELAATLGADETVLADGKQVEAVLDLTSGDGAEVVLDFVAEQGAQQDAFAMTRRAGSHFVIGYGSNIEIPTIDIISTERNIIGNLVGTYNDLAELMVLAQAGQVTLHTKKYPLDAALDALADLDAGRVRGRAILTP; the protein is encoded by the coding sequence ATGAAGGCCGTGCGGCTGCAGAAGTACCACCAGCACCCGGTGATCGAAGACGTCCCGGAGCCGCGCGCCACCGGGCCCTTCGACGTCGTGGTCAAGATCGGCGGCGCCGGCGTGTGCCGCACCGACCTGCACATCATCGAGGAGCAGTGGGCCGAGAAGTCCGGCGTCGCGCTGCCGTACACGATCGGCCACGAGAACGCGGGCTGGGTGCACGAGGTCGGCCCGGCGGTGACGAACGTCGAGGTCGGCGACACGGTCATCCTGCACCCGACGCCGACGTGCGGGCTGTGCCACGCCTGCCGCGCGGGCGACGACATGCACTGCCCGAACGGGAGCTTCCCGGGCATCGACTCCGACGGCGGGATGGCGGAGTACCTGCTGACCTCGGCGCGGGCGTGCATCAAGCTCGACCCCTCGACGCAACCGGAAGACGTCGCCGCGCTGGCCGACGCGGGCATCACCGCCTACCACGCGGTGCGCAAGTCCGTGCCGCTGCTGTACCCGGGCACCACCTGCGTCGTCAACGGCGCCGGCGGCCTCGGGCACATCGGCATCCAGTCGCTCAAGGCGCTCACCGCGACCCGCGTGATCGTGGTGGACCGCAACGCCGACGCCCTCGAACTGGCGGCCACCCTGGGCGCCGACGAGACGGTGCTGGCCGACGGCAAGCAGGTCGAGGCGGTGCTCGACCTGACGAGCGGCGACGGCGCCGAGGTCGTCCTCGACTTCGTCGCCGAGCAGGGCGCCCAGCAGGACGCGTTCGCGATGACCCGCCGCGCCGGGTCGCACTTCGTCATCGGCTACGGCTCGAACATCGAGATCCCGACGATCGACATCATCTCCACCGAGCGCAACATCATCGGCAACCTCGTGGGCACCTACAACGACCTCGCGGAGCTGATGGTGCTGGCCCAGGCCGGCCAGGTCACCCTGCACACGAAGAAGTACCCCCTGGACGCGGCGCTCGACGCGCTGGCCGACCTCGACGCGGGCCGCGTGCGCGGCCGGGCGATCCTCACCCCCTAG
- the groL gene encoding chaperonin GroEL (60 kDa chaperone family; promotes refolding of misfolded polypeptides especially under stressful conditions; forms two stacked rings of heptamers to form a barrel-shaped 14mer; ends can be capped by GroES; misfolded proteins enter the barrel where they are refolded when GroES binds) gives MAKELRFGSDARGLLLSGVDKLAEAVKSTLGPKGRNVIIEKITGSPVVTNDGVTIAREIHLKNQFENMGAQLVKEAAIKTNDVVGDGTTTATVLAQAIIREGMRAIEHGGNPVLVKRGIDHAVGLLVAHLEKQAHPVVSEQDYARVAAISANDDDAVGAVIAKALHTVGDGGVVTVEESPSIGMGVDFVEGFEFDNGYLSPYLVTDPGRLEAVLDDPYILMCAEKITKVQQLMPLLDKVMRAPRPLVVIGETVEGTALSMLVHNHMNGTFQSVAIRAPGFGDRRLHKLEDLAAIVGGAVLSRQSGFTMETMTLEHLGRAKQVRVTENRTTIVGGAGSSEAVDFRVGQLRAELERAQFGVDEDVLTERIGALTGKVAVVHVGAATPAELKELQHRVEDALSATRAAMAEGIVAGGGAALLHAEKALEGLGLEGDQAVGVEIVRRALAEPAFLIAHNAGHPAHEIVARTRELGDDEGFDALHDRYGDMVAMGVVDPLRVCRSAVQNGASVAGLLLTTNSLIAEEQTPWGGSAALMTEFGPLDEGLHQPSPDASTPQSLGMGPSVG, from the coding sequence ATGGCGAAGGAACTGCGGTTCGGCTCGGACGCCCGCGGCCTGCTGCTGTCGGGCGTCGACAAGCTGGCGGAAGCGGTCAAGTCCACCCTCGGCCCCAAGGGCCGCAACGTGATCATCGAGAAGATCACCGGCTCGCCGGTGGTCACCAACGACGGCGTCACCATCGCGCGCGAGATCCACCTGAAGAACCAGTTCGAGAACATGGGCGCGCAGCTGGTCAAGGAAGCGGCGATCAAGACCAACGACGTCGTCGGCGACGGCACCACCACGGCCACCGTGCTCGCCCAGGCGATCATCCGCGAGGGCATGCGGGCGATCGAGCACGGCGGCAACCCGGTGCTCGTCAAGCGCGGCATCGACCACGCGGTCGGGTTGCTGGTGGCGCACCTGGAGAAGCAGGCGCACCCGGTGGTGTCCGAACAGGACTACGCGCGGGTGGCGGCGATCTCGGCCAACGACGACGACGCCGTCGGCGCGGTGATCGCGAAGGCGCTGCACACCGTCGGCGACGGCGGCGTGGTGACGGTCGAGGAGTCGCCGTCGATCGGGATGGGCGTCGACTTCGTCGAAGGGTTCGAGTTCGACAACGGCTACCTCTCGCCGTACCTGGTCACCGACCCCGGCCGGCTGGAGGCGGTGCTCGACGACCCCTACATCCTGATGTGCGCGGAGAAGATCACCAAGGTGCAGCAGCTGATGCCGTTGCTGGACAAGGTGATGCGCGCGCCGAGGCCGTTGGTGGTGATCGGCGAGACGGTCGAGGGCACGGCGCTGTCGATGCTGGTGCACAACCACATGAACGGCACGTTCCAGTCGGTCGCGATCCGCGCCCCGGGGTTCGGCGACCGGCGGCTGCACAAGCTGGAGGACCTGGCCGCCATCGTCGGCGGCGCGGTCCTTTCGCGACAGTCCGGGTTCACGATGGAGACGATGACCCTGGAGCACCTCGGCCGGGCGAAGCAGGTCCGCGTCACCGAGAACCGCACGACGATCGTCGGCGGCGCGGGGTCTTCGGAAGCGGTCGACTTCCGGGTCGGCCAGCTGCGCGCGGAGCTGGAGCGCGCGCAGTTCGGCGTCGACGAGGACGTCCTGACCGAGCGCATCGGCGCCCTGACGGGAAAGGTCGCGGTGGTCCACGTCGGCGCGGCGACCCCGGCGGAGCTGAAGGAGCTGCAGCACCGGGTCGAGGACGCCCTCTCGGCCACCCGCGCGGCGATGGCCGAAGGCATCGTGGCCGGCGGGGGAGCGGCCCTGCTGCACGCCGAGAAGGCGCTGGAAGGCCTCGGGCTCGAAGGCGACCAGGCGGTCGGGGTGGAGATCGTGCGGCGGGCGCTGGCCGAACCGGCGTTCCTCATCGCCCACAACGCGGGCCACCCGGCGCACGAGATCGTCGCGCGCACCCGCGAGCTGGGCGACGACGAAGGGTTCGACGCCCTGCACGACCGCTACGGCGACATGGTCGCGATGGGGGTCGTGGACCCGCTGCGCGTCTGCCGGTCGGCGGTGCAGAACGGCGCTTCGGTGGCGGGGCTGCTGCTCACGACGAACTCCCTGATCGCCGAGGAACAGACCCCGTGGGGCGGCAGCGCGGCGCTGATGACCGAGTTCGGCCCGCTGGACGAGGGCTTGCACCAGCCTTCACCGGACGCGAGCACGCCGCAGTCCCTCGGGATGGGCCCCTCCGTCGGCTGA